In Haematobia irritans isolate KBUSLIRL chromosome 1, ASM5000362v1, whole genome shotgun sequence, a genomic segment contains:
- the Kal1 gene encoding anosmin-1 Kallmann syndrome 1 has translation MLNTFTIKITVIITLWILNAPSNAYSRHHGRNGGLGGGGGGGRYRTSQMQQTSNIDVRDKILELQCYAKCHESGPAAHYTDYESCRKQCQIDMIKAPRRGYCPVMQNAIFQNINIQPLQKLSCLDNCSYDFDCPEVQKCCSSSCGPVCMQPIGVRDDSLLPPIPKILKCTLIARDQKVEISIQSNSSYYFHVEIRHHIGSLLSPRKLSTWQYQPVELLAEMLDLNSMITTVGFYLRPGRWYQVRVAAINAYGFRGYSEASQAFTLPNHPKPPKPPADLKVVSSHYDGKYVTIKIVWCASKSNLPIEKYKIIWSLYVNTHMESLISNEAYVKDRHQYEITNLIPDSSYYVQVQAMSINGRRRLKSEKYSILYNTTIVPTQSFDGLRCGKEQRMTRDGGISGGSLSNALASTDERYYTKKYSLNDASLADTPSTSSLSMKNGNYSTTKSNDKFEVKYRLNRKLGMLVIISGFHPKEEKIYELCPLQTNCAEGEYNAIRVNKDSLVFSKLSYNTVYTFKPRSNSIGDVEGMKTITFTTPKCENFRKGFPKANIKC, from the exons ATGTTAAATACATTTACCATAAAAATCACTGTCATCATTACACTATGGATACTTAATGCACCTTCAAATGCCTATAGTCGCCATCACGGTCGCAATGGTGGTTTAGGAGGTGGAGGTGGTGGCGGCCGTTATCGTACTTCACAAATGCAACAAACATCGAATATAGATGTGCGTGATAAAATCCTAGAATTACAATGCTACGCAAAATGTCACGAGAGCGGTCCGGCGGCACATTATACCGACTATGAATCCTGCCGCAAGCAGTGTCAAATCGATATGATCAAAGCACCAAGACGTGGCTATTGCCCGGTCATGCAAAATGCCATCTTTCAAAACATCAACATCCAGCCTCTGCAGAAACTCTCATGTCTCGACAACTGCAGCTATGACTTTGATTGTCCCGAAGTACAAAAATGCTGTAGTTCATCATGCGGTCCGGTGTGCATGCAACCGATAGGGGTGCGTGATGATAGTCTCTTGCCGCCCATACCAAAGATACTCAAATGCACGCTCATAGCCCGTGATCAAAAAGTCGAAATTAGTATACAATCGAATTCAtcatattattttcatgttgAAATACGTCATCACATAGGATCGTTGTTGTCACCACGTAAATTAAGTACATGGCAATATCAACCAGTGGAGTTGTTAGCAGAAATGTTAGATCTAAACAGTATGat AACCACAGTGGGATTCTATTTGAGACCTGGTCGTTGGTATCAAGTTCGTGTAGCAGCCATAAATGCCTATGGATTTCGTGGATACTCGGAAGCATCGCAAGCTTTTACTTTACCAAATC ATCCAAAACCACCAAAGCCACCGGCAGATTTGAAAGTTGTATCATCACATTACGATGGCAAATATGTTACCATAAAAATTGTATGGTGTGCCTCTAAGTCAAATTTgccaattgaaaaatataaaatcatatGGTCACTTTATGTAAATACTCATATGGAATCATTAATATCGAATGAGGCGTATGTAAAGGAT cgtCATCAATATGAAATTACAAATCTTATTCCTGACTCTAGTTACTATGTTCAAGTCCAAGCCATGTCTATTAATGGACGAAGACGCCTTAAAtcggaaaaatattcaattctaTATAATACAACAATAGTGCCAACGCAAAGCTTTGACGGTCTCAGATGCGGCAAAGAACAGCGAATGACCAGAGATGGCGGTATTAGTGGTGGTAGCTTAAGCAATGCTCTAGCCTCTACAGACGAGAGATACTATACGAAAAAGTATTCCCTTAATGATGCATCACTTGCCGATACCCCATCCACCTCATCGTTGTCGATGAAAAATGGGAATTATTCCACAACGAAATCGAAtgataaatttgaagtaaaatatCGTCTAAATCGAAAATTAGGCATGTTGGTGATTATCTCTGGTTTTCATCCGAAGGAGGAAAA aatttatgAACTTTGCCCGCTTCAAACAAACTGCGCAGAAGGAGAATACAATGCAATACGTGTAAAT AAAGATTCACTGGTCTTCAGTAAGCTGAGCTATAATACTGTTTATACATTTAAACCACGCAGCAATTCCATAGGCGATGTTGAAGGCATGAAGACCATAACATTTACAACGCCGAAATGTGAGAATTTTCGTAAAGGATTTCCAAAAGCTAATATTAAGTGTTGA
- the LOC142232238 gene encoding uncharacterized protein LOC142232238, with translation MKKVSCKMEIKKEVNLSPSTMSDKQLTQPQQPDKQLQKPQQSKAKLKYIPSQVNQSCQNCEEILKQFQSYKASSERQFNTLLEILAEHKVLLDRIVSQNAEINNSMDIFPIKSVEKLKEFDNSLATQADPYKRQIRTLLDGNTESNLHQVFGQEIIMNFNVDGSFGKQRLRDYGNVFAAMIDVISSFAESPDKCLRAAFQRQKKKYFKQTSRSKLQNKKDGNNEIDDNEDKMILP, from the exons atgaaaaaagtgagttgtaaaatggaaataaaaaaagaagttAAT CTATCGCCCTCCACAATGTCAGACAAACAATTAACGCAACCACAACAACCAGACAAACAATTACAGAAACCACAACAATCAAAGGCTAAATTGAAGTACATTCCTTCAcaag ttaatcaaagttgtcaaaattgtgaagaaattttgaaacagtTTCAATCATACAAAG CATCTTCTGAAAGGCAATTCAATACATTGCTTGAAATATTGGCGGAGCACAAAGTGTTATTGGATAGGATAGTCTCGCAAAATGCTGAAATAAACAATTCAATGGACATATTTCCTATTAAGAGCGTAGAAAAGTTAAAGGAATTTGATAATAGTTTAGCAACGCAAGCGGACCCATAC aaacggCAAATCAGAACACTTCTTGACGGAAACACAGAAAGTAATCTGCATCAAGTGTTTGGTCAagaaattattatgaatttcaATGTAGATGGGTCTTTCGGAAAACAACGATTACGCGATTATGGCAATGTGTTTGCGGCTATGATAG aTGTTATTTCAAGTTTTGCAGAATCGCCAGATAAATGTTTAAGAGCTGCATTTCAGCGgcagaagaaaaaatatttcaagcaaACCAGTAGAAGCAAGTTGCAAAATAAGAAAGATGGAAACAATGAAATCGATGACAACGAGGATAAAATGATCTTGCCATAG
- the Slimp gene encoding seryl-tRNA synthetase-like insect mitochondrial protein encodes MYRNCVVKTALKASRLQYNFQLLNTVNIRRISALHITGDKARENYVTIQPYLDFKGTFANSESLESSLRKRKIPTDLQHVKNLYEKYKKAVESIDKVDDEREMIAKQLKELSKTKDADEDIAKKLKERGKELRNDMKSMKSNLYPVEDEFFQAFLHLPNVLHSQCPDGDFERLLYRNKIQQKCTDANSHIENKRLVRFVDKSRYYLLNEAAEFDLKCTDALTKYIREKGNFIHTSNPDFVRCVLLEANATPIENYHKVMEHQLQNKLNCAYLTGGGAFESFLGAVTKLCIYPSVVPLKYVCSGRLYEKTDDKEKSTLFTATQTNAVQTFVATLNPQQSEEQMDAILNLCVDFYKLFDNLQFRIVYVKAADLSPAESLRAQIEVYSTHEKRYVCVGRVSNYTDYVSKRILFTMREQKEYKFLHLVGGPILYTTRLLAALIENGGSLDAKRITDLLMPPSNINTSNKAIGEFQSLFK; translated from the coding sequence ATGTATAGAAACTGTGTAGTTAAAACGGCTTTAAAAGCTTCAAGGctacagtataattttcaattattaaatACTGTGAATATAAGAAGAATATCCGCCCTGCACATAACCGGTGATAAAGCCAGAGAAAATTATGTGACCATACAGCCGTATCTGGATTTTAAGGGTACCTTTGCAAATTCCGAGTCTTTGGAAAGTTCTCTGAGAAAACGAAAAATACCAACAGATTTGCAACATGTAAAGAATTTGTATGAAAAGTACAAAAAGGCTGTGGAGAGTATTGACAAAGTGGACGATGAAAGGGAGATGATTGCCAAGCAATTAAAGGAATTATCCAAGACAAAAGATGCAGATGAggatatagcaaaaaaattaaaggaaaGAGGCAAGGAATTGAGAAACGATATGAAATCCATGAAAAGTAACCTATATCCAGTGGAAGATGAGTTCTTTCAAGCATTTTTACATTTACCCAATGTGTTGCATTCCCAGTGCCCAGATGGAGACTTTGAAAGGCtactctatcgaaataaaatacagCAAAAATGCACAGATGCGAATTCCCATATTGAGAATAAGAGGTTGGTACGTTTTGTCGATAAATCACGCTACTATCTTTTGAATGAAGCAGCCGAATTTGATTTAAAGTGTACAGATGCCTTAACCAAATACATTAGAGAAAAGGGAAATTTTATACACACATCTAACCCTGATTTTGTCCGATGTGTGCTATTGGAAGCAAAtgctacacccatagaaaactaTCACAAGGTTATGGAGCATCAattgcaaaataaattaaattgtgcCTATTTGACGGGAGGAGGTGCATTTGAGAGTTTCCTAGGGGCAGttacaaaattatgtatttatCCTTCCGTTGTACCTCTGAAGTATGTGTGCAGTGGAcgcctttatgaaaaaactgacGATAAAGAGAAATCTACACTATTTACGGCCACACAGACGAATGCTGTGCAGACATTTGTGgctacgctaaatcctcaacagAGTGAAGAACAAATGGACGCTATTCTTAATCTCTGtgttgatttttataaattatttgacAATTTGCAATTTCGCATAGTTTATGTAAAGGCTGCAGATTTATCGCCCGCCGAAAGCCTAAGGGCTCAAATTGAGGTATATTCCACACACGAAAAACGTTATGTTTGCGTTGGACGTGTTAGTAATTACACTGATTATGTATCCAAACGTATACTTTTTACCATGCGAGAACAAAAAGAgtacaaatttttgcatttagTTGGAGGTCCCATACTCTATACGACACGACTGCTAGCTGCTTTAATTGAAAACGGTGGGTCTTTGGATGCAAAGAGAATAACAGATCTTTTGATGCCTCCATCAAATATTAATACTAGCAATAAGGCCATTGGAGAATTCCaatctttatttaaataa